The following proteins are co-located in the Engraulis encrasicolus isolate BLACKSEA-1 chromosome 2, IST_EnEncr_1.0, whole genome shotgun sequence genome:
- the eif3c gene encoding eukaryotic translation initiation factor 3 subunit C isoform X3: MSRFFATGSDSESEESSSADEITPKATGTTFTKQVLLLSDDEEDTKRVVRSAKDKRFEELTNLIKTIRNAMKIKDVSKCLEEFEQLCRAFVKSKNIVDKEGVPKFYIRLLADLEDYLNQLWEDKEGKKKMNKNNAKALSTLRQKIRKYNRDYETEIASYKENPDQSAEEEEEKDDAESGSSSDSDDDDDAEVTAKSLLKKKPPAAEPTPDASKFLKTAGDEESESDDDEDDDDWGLESPDSSSESIGEDGGSLLATAFLKRPQDGDVERQPADRKKEKRKVKVKERIEEEEAEDQQDEEAGWEKVKGGVPLVKEKPKMFAKGTEINIPVVVKKLNEILQARGKKGTDRAAQIELLHALAAIAGENNLGEGILVKIKFNIIASLYDYNPNLAAFMKADMWKKCLDCIDELLDILFNNNNIFIGENIAEDSESLAVSEAQPFRVRGCILTLVERMDEEFTKIMQNTDPHSQEYVDNLKDEARVCAIVDRLLSYLESKGSTEEVCRVYLRRIMHTYYKFDYKAHRRSLGLQGGESKSEVDQEESEGEDSAVIMDRLCKFIYSKDRTDRIRTCAILCHIYHHALHSRWYQARDLMLMSHLQDNIQHADPPVQILYNRTMVQLGICAFRQGMIKDAHNALLDIQSSGRAKELLGQGLLMRNMQERNAEQEKIEKRRQVPFHMHINLELLECVYLVSAMLLEIPYMAAHEFDARRRMISKQFHHQLRVGERQPLLGPPESMREHVVAASKSMKMGDWRTCHGFIINEKMNSKVWDLFPEAQRVREMLVRKIQEESLRTYLFTYSSVYDSISMETLSEMFELELATVHSIISKMIINEELMASLDQPTQTVVMHRTEPTPLQNMALQLAEKLGGLVENNERVFDLKQGVYGGYFNRDGGYQQNKGYHRDGGGYQQNKGYHRDQKGGYQQKREGYQRDGGGYQQNKGYHRDGGGYQQNKGYHRDQRGGYQQKRDGYRGGGGGGGGGGYHNRNQNQNNY; this comes from the exons ATGTCGCGTTTCTTCGCAACTGGATCCGACTCCGAGTCGGAGGAGTCATCCTCTGCCGACGAGATCACTCCCAAAGCAACCGGGACCACTTTCACCAAGCA GGTCCTGTTGCTTAGCGACGATGAGGAGGACACCAAGAGAGTGGTGCGCAGCGCCAAAGACAAGAG GTTTGAGGAGCTGACCAACCTGATCAAGACGATCCGTAACGCCATGAAGATTAAAGACGTCTCCAAGTGTCTGGAGGAGTTTGAGCAGTTATGTCGAGCGTTCGTCAAGAGTAAAAACATCGTGGACAAGGAGGGCGTGCCCAAGTTCTACATCCGCCTACTGGCTGACCTCGAGGATTACCtcaaccag CTGTGGGAGGATaaggaggggaagaagaagatgaataaGAACAACGCTAAGGCCCTCAGCACCCTCAGGCAGAAGATCCGCAAGTACAACCGCGACTACGAGACCGAAATCGCCAGCTACAAGGAG AATCCTGACCAGTctgctgaggaggaagaggagaaggatgacGCTGAGTCAG gttctTCCTcggacagtgatgatgatgacgatgctgAGGTGACGGCTAAGAGCCTGCTGAAGAAGAAACCTCCTGCAGCCGAGCCCACGCCGGACGCCAGCAAGTTCCTCAAGACCGCAGgg gatgagGAGTCTGAGAGtgacgatgatgaggatgatgacgacTGGGGTTTGGAGTCTCCGGACAGCAGCAGTGAGAGCATTGGAGAGGACGGAGGCAGCCTCCTGGCAACAGCCTTCCTCAAGAG GCCTCAAGATGGCGATGTGGAGCGTCAGCCTGCGGACcgcaagaaggagaagaggaaggtgaaggtgaaggagaggattgaggaagaggaggctgaAGACCAGCAGGATGAAGAAGCAGGATGGGAGAAGGTCAAGGGAGGCGTGCCCCTCGTTAAG GAGAAACCGAAGATGTTTGCCAAGGGGACTGAGATCAACATTCCTGTGGTCGTCAAGAAGCTCAACGAGATCCTCCAGGCCAGAGGCAAGAAGGGAACCGACAG gGCTGCCCAAATTGAGCTGCTCCATGCCTTGGCTGCCATTGCTGGTGAGAATAACCTGGGGGAGGGCATCCTGGTCAAGATCAAGTTCAACATCATCGCCTCCCTCTACGACTACAACCCCAACCTGGCTGCATTCATGAAg gctgacATGTGGAAGAAGTGTCTGGACTGTATCGATGAGCTGCTTGACATCCTCTTCAATAACAACAACATCTTCATCGGGGAGAACATCGCAGAGGACAGCGAGAGCCTGGCAGTCTCAGaagcg caGCCCTTCAGGGTGCGTGGCTGCATCTTGACTCTGGTGGAGAGAATGGACGAGGAGTTCACCAAAATCATGCAGAACACTGACCCCCActcccaag AGTACGTGGACAACCTGAAGGAcgaggcgcgtgtgtgtgcgatcgTGGACCGGCTGCTGTCCTACCTGGAGAGCAAGGGCAGCACGGAGGAGGTGTGCCGTGTCTACCTGCGGCGCATCATGCACACCTACTACAAGTTCGACTACAAGGCCCACCGACGCAGCCtgggcctgcagggaggggagagcaag tctgagGTGGACCAggaggagagtgagggggagGACAGTGCGGTGATCATGGATCGCTTGTGTAAGTTCATCTATTCTAAGGACCGTACGGACCGCATCCGCACCTGTGCCATCCTGTGCCACATCTACCACCACGCGCTGCACTCGCGCTGGTACCAGGCCCGCGACCTCATGCTCATGAGCCACCTGCAGGACAACATCCAGCACGCAGACCCCCccgtacag atcCTCTACAATAGGACCATGGTGCAGTTGGGCATCTGTGCGTTCCGCCAGGGCATGATTAAGGACGCCCACAACGCGCTGTTGGACATCCAGTCCAGCGGGCGCGCCAAAGAGCTGCTGGGACAAGGACTCCTGATGAGGAACATGCAGGAGCGCAACGCAGAGCAGGAGAAGATCGAGAAGAGACGACAg gtgccgttccacatgcacatcaatctggagctgctggagtgtgtgtacctggtgtcgGCCATGCTGCTGGAGATTCCGTACATGGCCGCTCACGAGTTTGACGCCCGACGTCGCATGATCAGCAAACAGTTTCACCATCAgctgagagtgggagagagacagccgCTACTGG gtccccCTGAGAGTATGCGTGAGCATGTGGTGGCGGCCTCCAAGTCGATGAAGATGGGCGACTGGCGCACGTGTCACGGCTTCATCATCAACGAGAAGATGAACAGCAAGGTCTGGGACCTGTTCCCCGAGGCCCAGCGCGTACGGGAGATGCtcgtcag GAAGATTCAGGAGGAGTCTCTCCGCACATACCTGTTCACGTACAGCAGCGTCTACGACtcaatcag catgGAGACGTTGTCTGAGATGTTTGAGTTGGAGCTGGCTACAGTCCACAGCATCATCAGCAAGATGATCATCAACGAGGAGctcatg gCATCTCTGGACCAGCCGACCCAGACGGTGGTGATGCATCGTACGGAGCCCACTCCTCTCCAGAACATGGCTCTGCAGCTGGCCGAGAAGCTGGGCGGCCTCGTGGAGAACAACGAGCGCGTCTTCGACCTCAAGCAGGGCGTCTACGGAGGATACTTCAACAgag ACGGCGGTTACCAGCAAAACAAAGGATACCACAGAG ACGGTGGCGGTTACCAGCAGAACAAAGGATACCACAGAG ATCAGAAAGGCGGATACCAGCAGAAGCGAGAGGGCTACCAGAGAG ACGGTGGCGGTTACCAGCAAAACAAAGGATACCACAGAG ACGGTGGCGGTTACCAGCAGAACAAAGGATACCACAGAG ACCAGAGGGGCGGGTACCAGCAGAAGAGGGATGGTTACCGAGGAGGcggcggaggcggaggaggaggcgggtaCCACAACCGGAACCAGAACCAGAACAACTACtaa
- the eif3c gene encoding eukaryotic translation initiation factor 3 subunit C isoform X18, with protein MSRFFATGSDSESEESSSADEITPKATGTTFTKQVLLLSDDEEDTKRVVRSAKDKRFEELTNLIKTIRNAMKIKDVSKCLEEFEQLCRAFVKSKNIVDKEGVPKFYIRLLADLEDYLNQLWEDKEGKKKMNKNNAKALSTLRQKIRKYNRDYETEIASYKENPDQSAEEEEEKDDAESGSSSDSDDDDDAEVTAKSLLKKKPPAAEPTPDASKFLKTAGDEESESDDDEDDDDWGLESPDSSSESIGEDGGSLLATAFLKRPQDGDVERQPADRKKEKRKVKVKERIEEEEAEDQQDEEAGWEKVKGGVPLVKEKPKMFAKGTEINIPVVVKKLNEILQARGKKGTDRAAQIELLHALAAIAGENNLGEGILVKIKFNIIASLYDYNPNLAAFMKADMWKKCLDCIDELLDILFNNNNIFIGENIAEDSESLAVSEAQPFRVRGCILTLVERMDEEFTKIMQNTDPHSQEYVDNLKDEARVCAIVDRLLSYLESKGSTEEVCRVYLRRIMHTYYKFDYKAHRRSLGLQGGESKSEVDQEESEGEDSAVIMDRLCKFIYSKDRTDRIRTCAILCHIYHHALHSRWYQARDLMLMSHLQDNIQHADPPVQILYNRTMVQLGICAFRQGMIKDAHNALLDIQSSGRAKELLGQGLLMRNMQERNAEQEKIEKRRQVPFHMHINLELLECVYLVSAMLLEIPYMAAHEFDARRRMISKQFHHQLRVGERQPLLGPPESMREHVVAASKSMKMGDWRTCHGFIINEKMNSKVWDLFPEAQRVREMLVRKIQEESLRTYLFTYSSVYDSISMETLSEMFELELATVHSIISKMIINEELMASLDQPTQTVVMHRTEPTPLQNMALQLAEKLGGLVENNERVFDLKQGVYGGYFNRDGGYQQNKGYHRDGGGYQQNKGYHRDGGGYQQNKGYHRDQRGGYQQKRDGYRGGGGGGGGGGYHNRNQNQNNY; from the exons ATGTCGCGTTTCTTCGCAACTGGATCCGACTCCGAGTCGGAGGAGTCATCCTCTGCCGACGAGATCACTCCCAAAGCAACCGGGACCACTTTCACCAAGCA GGTCCTGTTGCTTAGCGACGATGAGGAGGACACCAAGAGAGTGGTGCGCAGCGCCAAAGACAAGAG GTTTGAGGAGCTGACCAACCTGATCAAGACGATCCGTAACGCCATGAAGATTAAAGACGTCTCCAAGTGTCTGGAGGAGTTTGAGCAGTTATGTCGAGCGTTCGTCAAGAGTAAAAACATCGTGGACAAGGAGGGCGTGCCCAAGTTCTACATCCGCCTACTGGCTGACCTCGAGGATTACCtcaaccag CTGTGGGAGGATaaggaggggaagaagaagatgaataaGAACAACGCTAAGGCCCTCAGCACCCTCAGGCAGAAGATCCGCAAGTACAACCGCGACTACGAGACCGAAATCGCCAGCTACAAGGAG AATCCTGACCAGTctgctgaggaggaagaggagaaggatgacGCTGAGTCAG gttctTCCTcggacagtgatgatgatgacgatgctgAGGTGACGGCTAAGAGCCTGCTGAAGAAGAAACCTCCTGCAGCCGAGCCCACGCCGGACGCCAGCAAGTTCCTCAAGACCGCAGgg gatgagGAGTCTGAGAGtgacgatgatgaggatgatgacgacTGGGGTTTGGAGTCTCCGGACAGCAGCAGTGAGAGCATTGGAGAGGACGGAGGCAGCCTCCTGGCAACAGCCTTCCTCAAGAG GCCTCAAGATGGCGATGTGGAGCGTCAGCCTGCGGACcgcaagaaggagaagaggaaggtgaaggtgaaggagaggattgaggaagaggaggctgaAGACCAGCAGGATGAAGAAGCAGGATGGGAGAAGGTCAAGGGAGGCGTGCCCCTCGTTAAG GAGAAACCGAAGATGTTTGCCAAGGGGACTGAGATCAACATTCCTGTGGTCGTCAAGAAGCTCAACGAGATCCTCCAGGCCAGAGGCAAGAAGGGAACCGACAG gGCTGCCCAAATTGAGCTGCTCCATGCCTTGGCTGCCATTGCTGGTGAGAATAACCTGGGGGAGGGCATCCTGGTCAAGATCAAGTTCAACATCATCGCCTCCCTCTACGACTACAACCCCAACCTGGCTGCATTCATGAAg gctgacATGTGGAAGAAGTGTCTGGACTGTATCGATGAGCTGCTTGACATCCTCTTCAATAACAACAACATCTTCATCGGGGAGAACATCGCAGAGGACAGCGAGAGCCTGGCAGTCTCAGaagcg caGCCCTTCAGGGTGCGTGGCTGCATCTTGACTCTGGTGGAGAGAATGGACGAGGAGTTCACCAAAATCATGCAGAACACTGACCCCCActcccaag AGTACGTGGACAACCTGAAGGAcgaggcgcgtgtgtgtgcgatcgTGGACCGGCTGCTGTCCTACCTGGAGAGCAAGGGCAGCACGGAGGAGGTGTGCCGTGTCTACCTGCGGCGCATCATGCACACCTACTACAAGTTCGACTACAAGGCCCACCGACGCAGCCtgggcctgcagggaggggagagcaag tctgagGTGGACCAggaggagagtgagggggagGACAGTGCGGTGATCATGGATCGCTTGTGTAAGTTCATCTATTCTAAGGACCGTACGGACCGCATCCGCACCTGTGCCATCCTGTGCCACATCTACCACCACGCGCTGCACTCGCGCTGGTACCAGGCCCGCGACCTCATGCTCATGAGCCACCTGCAGGACAACATCCAGCACGCAGACCCCCccgtacag atcCTCTACAATAGGACCATGGTGCAGTTGGGCATCTGTGCGTTCCGCCAGGGCATGATTAAGGACGCCCACAACGCGCTGTTGGACATCCAGTCCAGCGGGCGCGCCAAAGAGCTGCTGGGACAAGGACTCCTGATGAGGAACATGCAGGAGCGCAACGCAGAGCAGGAGAAGATCGAGAAGAGACGACAg gtgccgttccacatgcacatcaatctggagctgctggagtgtgtgtacctggtgtcgGCCATGCTGCTGGAGATTCCGTACATGGCCGCTCACGAGTTTGACGCCCGACGTCGCATGATCAGCAAACAGTTTCACCATCAgctgagagtgggagagagacagccgCTACTGG gtccccCTGAGAGTATGCGTGAGCATGTGGTGGCGGCCTCCAAGTCGATGAAGATGGGCGACTGGCGCACGTGTCACGGCTTCATCATCAACGAGAAGATGAACAGCAAGGTCTGGGACCTGTTCCCCGAGGCCCAGCGCGTACGGGAGATGCtcgtcag GAAGATTCAGGAGGAGTCTCTCCGCACATACCTGTTCACGTACAGCAGCGTCTACGACtcaatcag catgGAGACGTTGTCTGAGATGTTTGAGTTGGAGCTGGCTACAGTCCACAGCATCATCAGCAAGATGATCATCAACGAGGAGctcatg gCATCTCTGGACCAGCCGACCCAGACGGTGGTGATGCATCGTACGGAGCCCACTCCTCTCCAGAACATGGCTCTGCAGCTGGCCGAGAAGCTGGGCGGCCTCGTGGAGAACAACGAGCGCGTCTTCGACCTCAAGCAGGGCGTCTACGGAGGATACTTCAACAgag ACGGCGGTTACCAGCAAAACAAAGGATACCACAGAG ACGGTGGCGGTTACCAGCAGAACAAAGGATACCACAGAG ACGGTGGCGGTTACCAGCAAAACAAAGGATACCACAGAG ACCAGAGGGGCGGGTACCAGCAGAAGAGGGATGGTTACCGAGGAGGcggcggaggcggaggaggaggcgggtaCCACAACCGGAACCAGAACCAGAACAACTACtaa
- the eif3c gene encoding eukaryotic translation initiation factor 3 subunit C isoform X19, with protein MSRFFATGSDSESEESSSADEITPKATGTTFTKQVLLLSDDEEDTKRVVRSAKDKRFEELTNLIKTIRNAMKIKDVSKCLEEFEQLCRAFVKSKNIVDKEGVPKFYIRLLADLEDYLNQLWEDKEGKKKMNKNNAKALSTLRQKIRKYNRDYETEIASYKENPDQSAEEEEEKDDAESGSSSDSDDDDDAEVTAKSLLKKKPPAAEPTPDASKFLKTAGDEESESDDDEDDDDWGLESPDSSSESIGEDGGSLLATAFLKRPQDGDVERQPADRKKEKRKVKVKERIEEEEAEDQQDEEAGWEKVKGGVPLVKEKPKMFAKGTEINIPVVVKKLNEILQARGKKGTDRAAQIELLHALAAIAGENNLGEGILVKIKFNIIASLYDYNPNLAAFMKADMWKKCLDCIDELLDILFNNNNIFIGENIAEDSESLAVSEAQPFRVRGCILTLVERMDEEFTKIMQNTDPHSQEYVDNLKDEARVCAIVDRLLSYLESKGSTEEVCRVYLRRIMHTYYKFDYKAHRRSLGLQGGESKSEVDQEESEGEDSAVIMDRLCKFIYSKDRTDRIRTCAILCHIYHHALHSRWYQARDLMLMSHLQDNIQHADPPVQILYNRTMVQLGICAFRQGMIKDAHNALLDIQSSGRAKELLGQGLLMRNMQERNAEQEKIEKRRQVPFHMHINLELLECVYLVSAMLLEIPYMAAHEFDARRRMISKQFHHQLRVGERQPLLGPPESMREHVVAASKSMKMGDWRTCHGFIINEKMNSKVWDLFPEAQRVREMLVRKIQEESLRTYLFTYSSVYDSISMETLSEMFELELATVHSIISKMIINEELMASLDQPTQTVVMHRTEPTPLQNMALQLAEKLGGLVENNERVFDLKQGVYGGYFNRDGGGYQQNKGYHRDGGGYQQNKGYHRDGGYQQNKGYRDQRGGYQQKRDGYRGGGGGGGGGGYHNRNQNQNNY; from the exons ATGTCGCGTTTCTTCGCAACTGGATCCGACTCCGAGTCGGAGGAGTCATCCTCTGCCGACGAGATCACTCCCAAAGCAACCGGGACCACTTTCACCAAGCA GGTCCTGTTGCTTAGCGACGATGAGGAGGACACCAAGAGAGTGGTGCGCAGCGCCAAAGACAAGAG GTTTGAGGAGCTGACCAACCTGATCAAGACGATCCGTAACGCCATGAAGATTAAAGACGTCTCCAAGTGTCTGGAGGAGTTTGAGCAGTTATGTCGAGCGTTCGTCAAGAGTAAAAACATCGTGGACAAGGAGGGCGTGCCCAAGTTCTACATCCGCCTACTGGCTGACCTCGAGGATTACCtcaaccag CTGTGGGAGGATaaggaggggaagaagaagatgaataaGAACAACGCTAAGGCCCTCAGCACCCTCAGGCAGAAGATCCGCAAGTACAACCGCGACTACGAGACCGAAATCGCCAGCTACAAGGAG AATCCTGACCAGTctgctgaggaggaagaggagaaggatgacGCTGAGTCAG gttctTCCTcggacagtgatgatgatgacgatgctgAGGTGACGGCTAAGAGCCTGCTGAAGAAGAAACCTCCTGCAGCCGAGCCCACGCCGGACGCCAGCAAGTTCCTCAAGACCGCAGgg gatgagGAGTCTGAGAGtgacgatgatgaggatgatgacgacTGGGGTTTGGAGTCTCCGGACAGCAGCAGTGAGAGCATTGGAGAGGACGGAGGCAGCCTCCTGGCAACAGCCTTCCTCAAGAG GCCTCAAGATGGCGATGTGGAGCGTCAGCCTGCGGACcgcaagaaggagaagaggaaggtgaaggtgaaggagaggattgaggaagaggaggctgaAGACCAGCAGGATGAAGAAGCAGGATGGGAGAAGGTCAAGGGAGGCGTGCCCCTCGTTAAG GAGAAACCGAAGATGTTTGCCAAGGGGACTGAGATCAACATTCCTGTGGTCGTCAAGAAGCTCAACGAGATCCTCCAGGCCAGAGGCAAGAAGGGAACCGACAG gGCTGCCCAAATTGAGCTGCTCCATGCCTTGGCTGCCATTGCTGGTGAGAATAACCTGGGGGAGGGCATCCTGGTCAAGATCAAGTTCAACATCATCGCCTCCCTCTACGACTACAACCCCAACCTGGCTGCATTCATGAAg gctgacATGTGGAAGAAGTGTCTGGACTGTATCGATGAGCTGCTTGACATCCTCTTCAATAACAACAACATCTTCATCGGGGAGAACATCGCAGAGGACAGCGAGAGCCTGGCAGTCTCAGaagcg caGCCCTTCAGGGTGCGTGGCTGCATCTTGACTCTGGTGGAGAGAATGGACGAGGAGTTCACCAAAATCATGCAGAACACTGACCCCCActcccaag AGTACGTGGACAACCTGAAGGAcgaggcgcgtgtgtgtgcgatcgTGGACCGGCTGCTGTCCTACCTGGAGAGCAAGGGCAGCACGGAGGAGGTGTGCCGTGTCTACCTGCGGCGCATCATGCACACCTACTACAAGTTCGACTACAAGGCCCACCGACGCAGCCtgggcctgcagggaggggagagcaag tctgagGTGGACCAggaggagagtgagggggagGACAGTGCGGTGATCATGGATCGCTTGTGTAAGTTCATCTATTCTAAGGACCGTACGGACCGCATCCGCACCTGTGCCATCCTGTGCCACATCTACCACCACGCGCTGCACTCGCGCTGGTACCAGGCCCGCGACCTCATGCTCATGAGCCACCTGCAGGACAACATCCAGCACGCAGACCCCCccgtacag atcCTCTACAATAGGACCATGGTGCAGTTGGGCATCTGTGCGTTCCGCCAGGGCATGATTAAGGACGCCCACAACGCGCTGTTGGACATCCAGTCCAGCGGGCGCGCCAAAGAGCTGCTGGGACAAGGACTCCTGATGAGGAACATGCAGGAGCGCAACGCAGAGCAGGAGAAGATCGAGAAGAGACGACAg gtgccgttccacatgcacatcaatctggagctgctggagtgtgtgtacctggtgtcgGCCATGCTGCTGGAGATTCCGTACATGGCCGCTCACGAGTTTGACGCCCGACGTCGCATGATCAGCAAACAGTTTCACCATCAgctgagagtgggagagagacagccgCTACTGG gtccccCTGAGAGTATGCGTGAGCATGTGGTGGCGGCCTCCAAGTCGATGAAGATGGGCGACTGGCGCACGTGTCACGGCTTCATCATCAACGAGAAGATGAACAGCAAGGTCTGGGACCTGTTCCCCGAGGCCCAGCGCGTACGGGAGATGCtcgtcag GAAGATTCAGGAGGAGTCTCTCCGCACATACCTGTTCACGTACAGCAGCGTCTACGACtcaatcag catgGAGACGTTGTCTGAGATGTTTGAGTTGGAGCTGGCTACAGTCCACAGCATCATCAGCAAGATGATCATCAACGAGGAGctcatg gCATCTCTGGACCAGCCGACCCAGACGGTGGTGATGCATCGTACGGAGCCCACTCCTCTCCAGAACATGGCTCTGCAGCTGGCCGAGAAGCTGGGCGGCCTCGTGGAGAACAACGAGCGCGTCTTCGACCTCAAGCAGGGCGTCTACGGAGGATACTTCAACAgag ACGGTGGCGGTTACCAGCAAAACAAAGGATACCACAGAG ACGGTGGCGGTTACCAGCAGAACAAAGGATACCACAGAG ACGGCGGTTACCAGCAAAACAAAGGATACCGAG ACCAGAGGGGCGGGTACCAGCAGAAGAGGGATGGTTACCGAGGAGGcggcggaggcggaggaggaggcgggtaCCACAACCGGAACCAGAACCAGAACAACTACtaa